From a single Calothrix sp. NIES-2098 genomic region:
- a CDS encoding putative PilT protein, producing MSVIVDTSVWSLALRRRTPPDSSPAIAILQNLITDDQVVMLGAIRQEILSGIRNFEQFTRLRDYLRALRDLELIAEDYEIAAEFFNTCRSNGIQGSNTDFLICAVAHRRSYSILTTDNDFHTFRTHIPIILLPVDA from the coding sequence ATGAGTGTAATTGTTGATACTTCTGTTTGGTCACTGGCTCTGCGTCGGAGAACGCCACCTGATTCTTCCCCTGCGATCGCAATATTGCAGAATTTAATCACTGATGACCAAGTTGTAATGCTTGGCGCAATTCGCCAAGAAATTCTGTCTGGAATTCGCAATTTTGAACAGTTTACCCGTCTGCGAGATTACCTGCGAGCTTTAAGAGATTTAGAACTCATAGCTGAAGATTACGAAATCGCCGCAGAGTTTTTCAATACCTGCCGCAGCAATGGTATCCAGGGTTCAAATACTGATTTTTTGATTTGTGCAGTTGCTCATCGTCGCAGCTACAGCATCCTCACCACTGATAATGATTTTCACACTTTTCGGACACATATTCCGATTATTCTATTGCCCGTTGACGCTTAG
- a CDS encoding alanyl-tRNA synthetase: MATPLNINEALLQEALALDDQVSIDSLVETALREYIQRRKRLKVLELFGTIDYDEGYDYKHQRQQT; encoded by the coding sequence GTGGCTACACCACTCAACATAAACGAAGCTTTACTACAAGAGGCGTTGGCACTTGATGACCAGGTGAGCATTGATTCCCTGGTGGAAACAGCACTGCGCGAATATATTCAACGTCGCAAGCGGCTGAAAGTGTTAGAACTCTTTGGTACTATCGATTATGACGAAGGCTATGACTACAAACACCAACGTCAGCAAACATGA